The window GTGTTATCTGTTTCCATGGCGACACACAGAAAGTCTTCTGCCAAGCCTCGTCAACCGTCTCAGGTGGGTCAGGTATTCGAGTCGGCAGCAAACTTccaaagaagaagagagaggtTCTGACAGAACAGATGACCAACTGAAGGGCGGGTCTCTGACTGACTCAAGGACACtgaatgtgattggtcagaagCTGAGAGGAGGCTCACTGGGTTTGCCTAGGGGCTCACTGATTGGTTGGATCCAACTGTTCTGTTCAGAACCAAActcaaaaaacatgaaaaactatcAAAGGCGCTgaattatcatcatcatcatcatcatcagtgtcCATGGTTACTGTCATGTTAGGGGCGTGGGGCCATGCAGGGTAAGGCAGGGGGCGGAGCTAAGCGCTACACATCTTTAGTggtataaaaacataaaaagttcATGTTAGAGTTTCTTTGAGTTGATGGACAGCTGGCAGGAGCCAATCAGGAGAGAGGAGCAGGTGAGGGGGTGGGCACAGCACTTAAATACACTCACTTTCTGTACAGTTCATCTCataaacacttcctgttgttcttGCATATTTACACAGATGTCACGATGTATGAGCCGCGTTCGCCACCGCCCCCACTGCTGCCACCACCCTCGCCTCCCTTTGGCTCGCGTTTCTTCGTGATTGGGGTGGGGATAAGGGAGGGCCGCGTAGGGGTAGTGGAAGAtgatgtggtggtggtggtggtggtggtggtagtagTGGCCGCTGTGCCTTCGGCACTGCTCTTCCTTGGGCTTGGCGTGTAGTTGAAGGGGCTGACTCGGGCCGCAACAGCACCGCTGCGCTGCTGAGCGCGCTGCTGCTGGTGCGGCGCCTGTTGCGGCCGACTCTCGATCGGCGCTGGCTTTTCGTCAAGGCTCTCGCAGCTGCGGCGCAGGTTAAGgttggaggaggaagaggaggaggaagacggGATCTTGGAGGGAGCGGGGCTGTCGATGATGGGTGGGGCATTGATGGCGGTGGGCGAGCGGgcagagcaggaggaggaggagcgggGGTTGTTGACAGGGCAGTCCTCCAGCCGGACCCACACGTCTTCGGACTTGTCGGCGAAGCCTCGGGTGCTGGATGGGTCGCCGCTGCTCTTTGCCTTTCTCCACGTTCCCTTCAATCTCATGGCGCTCTCCTCCTCACTCCGTCCCTTTTCGCTGGACTCGGAGGATGCTGACAGCACGGACGATGAGCTTCCCGTTCTTTTCCAGGTGCCGACGCGCGGCAGAGAGGTTGAGTGTTTCCCGCTGCTGGCTCCGCCTCCCCCGCTGCTGTTTTCCCGTTTCCAGGTGCCGGTGCGGCTGAAGCGAgatgatgtcacttcctgtgGGCGTGACGGGCTTTCAGAGTGTGAGCGGTTGACGTCGTTTCTCCTGGCGGTGGATGGTAGCAGCGTGTCTGGGCTGGATGGCGACTCGAGAGCGGCTGCCACTGCTGTCTCCTCCAGCTTCCTCTTCAGTGTCGGGCTCGGAGCTTCTTTGATGAACGTTGACTGCCTTACAAGTGCCGGCTTCTCAGGCTCCGCCTTCTGCTTCTTGGCGGCAGTGGAGCCACTGACTCTCGATGTGGACTCGCTTCTCGGGATGCCACCACCACTCTTCGGGGTTGTGGTGGGTTTAGTGGTCCTGGATGCAGAGGATGATGATGCACTTCCTGGAGAAGCCGTGCGTGGCAGCTGCGAGAGCTTCCCTCCTTTCTGACTGGGTGCTGGGGTGGAGCGAGATGGGGTGGAGTCCCGAGAGGACCCGCCCACTCGATCTACGTCGCTGCCTCCAGGAGCTTTGGCCACAGCAGCGGCTCGGGGCTTGCTCCGCCCCCTGGCTGCCGGCTCCGCTCTTGGCTTTCCTGTGATCAGACTCCTGTACACCTTCTTCCCGCCCCTCACAGCCTtcgcttcctcctcctcctcctcctcctctcttttctTCTTGGCCTCCAGCGTGCTGCGCTCACCAGGCTTCAGGATCCTCGCGCCTCGCTTCGTCTTCTCCTCtggttcctcctcctcttcgttGTTATTAGCTGTTGTAAGGTGGAAGGGCGAGCCGACAGATTTCAGCGACAGGACCGAGTCAGAGTCTGATGATGGCTGGCGGGACAGTGAGGAGGCGGCGGCAGCGGCATTCAAGCTGCTGACGATGGAGTTGGCACCTTCTTGGATGGCCTTCCAATCAAAGGATTCTGAATCTGGAGAGGCAGGGCTCCTTGGTGCATCTGAAGGCTCCTCCTCAGCCAGAATGCCATCTTCAGTTTTGGAGACAGATAGAGGCGGCGGGGCGGGTACGGGGAGggtggtgtttttctttttcttcttgggCATGGCGGAACTGATGCACTCCTGCAGCAAGTCGTCCTCTGAGTCTATGCTCAGCGAGCTCAGCGACGAGTTCCTGGAGAAGCACACGGGCGTGTCCTCAACATGAAAGGCTTTGGGGGCGTAGCCAGTGGCCGCAGGGGGGCGAGGCTTTGGGTCCACCTATCAGGGATAGAGGAGCACAGAGGGACATCTGTCACAAGACTGATACATTTCTGTGAAGCAAAACTGTAACTGCAGcaggaagtaacaaagtaaGAAGCAAACAAGGTAAACAGTACACGCTACACTAATTACGCCTTACTCTGTGTATTAGTCTGTGTACTCTCTGCTCTAAATACTTTACTCAAGTATCTAGACACACCTCTGCTGGAGGGGGCGGAGACTTTGCCCCCTCTTTGCCTTTGTCTTGCTGCTCTGGCGGGGGTGGGGCAaactctttgttgttgttctcctGGTCGATGTCGCTCAGTGAGCTCAGCGAGGAGTTCCTGGAGAAGCATACGGGCGTGTCCTCAATAGCGAACTTCTGCTTCTCGTCCGTGGCCGTCTGATTAGTCGGTGGTTTTGTGCGTGGAAAAACGGCAGCtgtctgctgcttcttcttcctgccttcttcttcttttgcctTCCTTTCCTCTTCGTCCTTCTCGCCGCCATCCTCTTCATCAAAGTCCAGCGAGCTCAGTGAGTCATTGCGTGAGAAGCAGCATGGCGTTCCTTCAATCGGCGTGTAGTGGCGCGGTGAGTCAAAGGCGAATCCCGGCTTTGCTTTTGCAGCCGCTGTTGTGGTGACGCCGTACAGCGCCCGCTGAGGCATCGGCTTCACAGGCGACGttggcttcttcttctgctgctgctgcgggcCGAGGGGAGACGGGGCCGTTGGAGGGAGAGGAGGCGGTAAAGGCGGGGTTTGCAAGTGCTCCCTGTTTGCCGCTGCTCTGACAGGCTTCCTGGGTTTGGCTTTGGGCATGGCGGCACTAATGCACTCGGCGAGAATGTCATCTCCGTTCTCGCCCTCAGGAAACCCTGCCCTTCTCCTAGGGGCAGAGGTGGGTTGGGCTACAGGTACGAGGCCCGCTCCCATCTGCTCATTGGGCGGGGAGTCAATGGTGAGGTCACTAAGAGACGTGGCGGTGGAGAAGTTGAGCGGCGTTCCCTCCACACAGTAAACTCTGGGCACCTCCTCCGGCGGCGGCATGTCCTTCCTGGGCTGCAGTTGGGCACGGCTTTGAGATGGGAGGATCTTGTAGACAGGAAGTTGGCTTGGTTTCCGTGGTGCTGCTTGctgctgcttctttggtttccgTGATGATTTGGGCATGGCCATGTTGATACATGCCTCCAGGATCTCAATGTCATCGTCATCATCCGATTCATCAAGGATGGGTTTAGGAGGctcctccttcctctcctcAACCCCGCCCTcatcctcctctttcttctttttcatctcCGCGGGAATGTAGGGCTCGTCCAGACTGAGTGCGCTCAGACTGGAGGCACGGGAGAAGCCATGCGGCGTGCTCTCGGTGGCAAAGTGCAGCAGTACGTCAGCACTGCTTTCCTCATCCTTCTTCTTGgccttttcctcctccttcgTCTTCTGCGGCGGTGGTGGCGTCTTGGCGCGGCTCGGTGGCATGGTCTGACCTGGGCTGTCGGGCAGGTCACTGGGGCTCACCACGCCGCTCGGCATGCCGCTGGAGGGCTCGCTGGAACGCACAGAGCTGGCAATGGAGGAGGTGGAAAAGCTCTCGAGCGAGCTGACGGACGTGCAGCGGCTGAACATCAGCGGTGTCTCCTGAGCGTACGGCTGCTCCGGCGGGCTCTTAGGAGTCCTTGTGCCTGATGAACTCacatggtggtggtgatgatgatggctatggtggtggtggtggctaCGGCGCCCCCGTGTGGATGGTGCAGCAGTGGTCTGGCTCTCAGCCTCTTttcgctgctgctgctcatgTGTGTCCTTCTCACTGACAGGGAGTGTCGGGTAGTCGTTACCGGCGCCGCTGTCGCTCCCCCCTTTCCTCTTTCTCGTGATGACATCAccgtcttcctcctcttcagaGGACAGCGAGGATAGCGAACTGCCTCTGGAGAAGCAGATGGGTGTGTCCTCTACGCAGTATGTCTGTGTCGACTCCTGGTTGCTTTTTGGCGCCCCCCGGGTGCTGGGGGGAGGTGGTGGGCGGAGCTTGCTGGCAGAGTTTGATGGGGGTGGTGGAATAGAGGAGGGGGCGGTCTCCTCTGGTTTGAAGAGCTTTTTACGTGTGGCATCAGTCCCGTACTTTAAGCTGTAGTCGATTGGCTGCTCGGTCGTAGACTCTGTACCATAATTTGATGTTGCTGTGACAACGACATAGCGTGGAGGCGGAACTGCTGCTATGTGCCCGCTACCAGCTGCTGAATCACTGCCGTCGTTCCTCCTCAGTCTGGCGTCCTGCTCACTGTCATCATCGCTTTCAATGGCGCCGCGATGATTCGGGCTCTGGCGCCCAGAGTTCAGTTGTTCGTCAGAGTACTTGAGGCTATAGTTTATGGGCGTGTCCAGCTCTCCGCCGTCATCGTCCGCCATGTGGTTGGCGCTGCGTATCTTATGGGCCAGATCAGCTGGGTACTTCCTGTAGACACAACACTTGTTAGCGCTGCTCTCGTCTGACGAGTAGAAGGGTTCAGAGGACGGTTTGGTCTTTCCACGGTTGCCGTAACCATCTGCGCTCGTCACACTGTTAAGGCTGTCGCTGGACGCCCGCACACTGGGCGGGAACACTGAGCGAGTGTATGCTGCTTCCTCGCTCGCCCTCTTTGATCCGTCTCCATTCTTTGGGCTCGATAGCACCGGCGTGTTGGTGTATGAGCGCGTGACGCTGCCTGCTCCTCCTGTGGCGCCATTACAGCCCCGCCCCTTCCTGTGCGCCGCCTTGGGGCTCAGGTTGTCGATGTTGTCGAAGGTCTCTGACAGCTGCTGTGCATCCAGCTCCTCGAATAAAGCTTTCTGTTTACGGGCCTGTAGCGATGGGGCGCCTGCACCAGGAGACACCACGCTGGCATCCTTGTAGCGTGCTGGGCGGTTGGCCATCAGGTTACGCAGCGCAGCAGCACTGCCCATGGCGATCATTTTATGGCGTGAATGGATGAGGTTGCGCAGCATGCCCACGGCACCCAGCTCCCAGAGGGCCTCCTGGTCTTTGGTGTCGCGGGCAGAGAGGTTCCAGAGCGTGCCACAGGCGTTGGACACAATGGTCAGGCTGTGAGACTTCAGGTGCTGCAGCAGCGTCGGCAGGCAGCCATGTTCCCGTAAGATCTGCCTGCAAGACAAGAACAGGGAGAATAGTCAGAGAGACAGTGCAAGTTCATATCCAACACTTTGTTTACCTAAGTTTACTTTACCTGTGTGCCTCGTTGGTGGCGATAAGGCTTGAGACATTTCGCAGGATGCCACCACCACTTTCAATTATGGCGAGCGTGTTGGTGTGGCTGCGATGCGTCAGCGTCCCCACCAAAAACGCCAGAGCACCATCCACAGCGCAGATATCAGCCTTATTCTCTGTGCAGTGAGCCGACAGGTTCCAGAGCGCACTCAGTACAGACTTCAGCGTCGACTCCTGTAGAAggacaggaagaagaaaaggttTCAGAGCATGCTCATTGTAGAAACATTAACACAAGAAGAACAGAACGTTTACCTTCTGCACCTCGAGGGCGCAGCCCATCAGGGCTCGGACACTGCCGACCTCACGTAGCGTCTTCTTACTGTTAACATCAGCACGCCAGGACAGGTTCCTCAGCACGCTAGCTATCACCTGAAACAGCGAATCACAGCAAGGGGTCACTTGACAAATCTTTCTAAAGGACAGGTGGACGCTGTGACATAATGGGCTGGCGGTGGAGCCACATGTGCTTACCTGCTGCAGGTCTTCACTCTCAGACTTGAGCTGAGCGACCATTGCTCGCATGCAGCCCTTCATAGAGCACAAAGtggcctgaaaaaaaaaatacaacacgAGGGTCATcatcttcctttcatctgattggttaATCAGTCAAAAGGGTAAATTAAGTTCCTCTTACCTTATTGGCTACATCTCCAAAGGTGAGATTGGTGAGTGCCATGCCAGCGTATCGCCGCAGAGTGATGCTGTAGTGATCGCTGCTCAGACCGAACATCTCACAGTCCACCTGTAGCAGCTCCGCCACTGCCTGCAGACCGCCTGCAGGGACAGAACACCCCAGTGTGagcaacaggaaacaggaagcaaGGAGCAGGAAAGACGGTTCAGGAAATGAGTAGGAACAGGAAACAGGGAGCAGGAAACAGGGAGGCAAACCCAGAGAAACCCACCGAGCTCGTTCATGGCGTGCCGATGCTCTTCGTCAAAGGACAGCTTCATGAGGACACAGACGGCTGGACAAATCTGATGCTCCACAGGGGACGGCACtgagaagacacacacacacagacacacacacacacacattacacacatAACACCTGCTGACTGCTCACTGGTGGGCACGTGTGTGACATCACTCACTGGGGTTGTCCTCCTGGTCGACACCCCTCTCATGATTCTCCTGCCAGGTCCAGCATGCCTCGCAGTAATGGCGCACCTGCTCCAACAGGTGGAGCACTCTGATCTCTCGCCGCCCCCTCTTATCGTCCGGCTGACTGTGCACGATGTTGTGGAGCGCCGCTGACGCCCGTGCGCGCGCCTCCTTACTGCCACGGGAGTTACCTAGGCAACACAAGAAAACGAGTGAGGTCACGTGACAACAGGCATATGTATCACTACTGAACAACTTGACCGTTACCTAGCAACAAGGAGTCCTTGTCGTTGCCGTGCAGCAGCTGAATGAGCAGCGGCAGGCAGCCAGACTGACGCATAGCAATGCACGAGTCCTGTGAGCTGGACATGGCGAGCAGCGTCCGTGACATGTCGTCCTTATCGTGCGTCCCCAGCATGGACAGCAGGCTGTACACCATCTCCACCTGCCAGGGGTGACAGGTGTACCCCGCATGTGAGACACTGTTAAACGGTACGCAGGTGAAACAGTTTTGTTGTCAAGGAGACTTACTTTGGTTCCCAGATGGCTGGTGATTCGTCGAGGCACAGAATAGCTGGTCTCATTGGCTGGCTCGTGATCCAAACGGGTGCCTGCGCTCTGCAGCAGGAGTGACGGTTTAAAAATCAGGTTCAAAGAAGAGGTAAAG is drawn from Pelmatolapia mariae isolate MD_Pm_ZW linkage group LG7, Pm_UMD_F_2, whole genome shotgun sequence and contains these coding sequences:
- the apc gene encoding adenomatous polyposis coli protein isoform X1 encodes the protein MAAASYDQLLRQVEVLKMENSNLRQELQDNSNHLTKLETEASNMKEVLKQLQGTIEEESGEACGSQLELIGRLKELSLDSAGFKSRSRPLLAPGSTSISSGAPIGAVGGSGAPGPSTSAAFPRRGLPSAGRDGHDRCLEELEKERSLLLAELDKEEKEKDWYYAQLQDLTKRIDSLPLTGNFSLQTDLNRRQLEYDAHQLRTAMEKQLGSCKEMERRAQTRVARIQQIEKDILRLGARLQVTSPVEGAQGASESSGLAGAQSAGTRLDHEPANETSYSVPRRITSHLGTKVEMVYSLLSMLGTHDKDDMSRTLLAMSSSQDSCIAMRQSGCLPLLIQLLHGNDKDSLLLGNSRGSKEARARASAALHNIVHSQPDDKRGRREIRVLHLLEQVRHYCEACWTWQENHERGVDQEDNPMPSPVEHQICPAVCVLMKLSFDEEHRHAMNELGGLQAVAELLQVDCEMFGLSSDHYSITLRRYAGMALTNLTFGDVANKATLCSMKGCMRAMVAQLKSESEDLQQVIASVLRNLSWRADVNSKKTLREVGSVRALMGCALEVQKESTLKSVLSALWNLSAHCTENKADICAVDGALAFLVGTLTHRSHTNTLAIIESGGGILRNVSSLIATNEAHRQILREHGCLPTLLQHLKSHSLTIVSNACGTLWNLSARDTKDQEALWELGAVGMLRNLIHSRHKMIAMGSAAALRNLMANRPARYKDASVVSPGAGAPSLQARKQKALFEELDAQQLSETFDNIDNLSPKAAHRKGRGCNGATGGAGSVTRSYTNTPVLSSPKNGDGSKRASEEAAYTRSVFPPSVRASSDSLNSVTSADGYGNRGKTKPSSEPFYSSDESSANKCCVYRKYPADLAHKIRSANHMADDDGGELDTPINYSLKYSDEQLNSGRQSPNHRGAIESDDDSEQDARLRRNDGSDSAAGSGHIAAVPPPRYVVVTATSNYGTESTTEQPIDYSLKYGTDATRKKLFKPEETAPSSIPPPPSNSASKLRPPPPPSTRGAPKSNQESTQTYCVEDTPICFSRGSSLSSLSSEEEEDGDVITRKRKGGSDSGAGNDYPTLPVSEKDTHEQQQRKEAESQTTAAPSTRGRRSHHHHHSHHHHHHHVSSSGTRTPKSPPEQPYAQETPLMFSRCTSVSSLESFSTSSIASSVRSSEPSSGMPSGVVSPSDLPDSPGQTMPPSRAKTPPPPQKTKEEEKAKKKDEESSADVLLHFATESTPHGFSRASSLSALSLDEPYIPAEMKKKKEEDEGGVEERKEEPPKPILDESDDDDDIEILEACINMAMPKSSRKPKKQQQAAPRKPSQLPVYKILPSQSRAQLQPRKDMPPPEEVPRVYCVEGTPLNFSTATSLSDLTIDSPPNEQMGAGLVPVAQPTSAPRRRAGFPEGENGDDILAECISAAMPKAKPRKPVRAAANREHLQTPPLPPPLPPTAPSPLGPQQQQKKKPTSPVKPMPQRALYGVTTTAAAKAKPGFAFDSPRHYTPIEGTPCCFSRNDSLSSLDFDEEDGGEKDEEERKAKEEEGRKKKQQTAAVFPRTKPPTNQTATDEKQKFAIEDTPVCFSRNSSLSSLSDIDQENNNKEFAPPPPEQQDKGKEGAKSPPPPAEVDPKPRPPAATGYAPKAFHVEDTPVCFSRNSSLSSLSIDSEDDLLQECISSAMPKKKKKNTTLPVPAPPPLSVSKTEDGILAEEEPSDAPRSPASPDSESFDWKAIQEGANSIVSSLNAAAAASSLSRQPSSDSDSVLSLKSVGSPFHLTTANNNEEEEEPEEKTKRGARILKPGERSTLEAKKKREEEEEEEEAKAVRGGKKVYRSLITGKPRAEPAARGRSKPRAAAVAKAPGGSDVDRVGGSSRDSTPSRSTPAPSQKGGKLSQLPRTASPGSASSSSASRTTKPTTTPKSGGGIPRSESTSRVSGSTAAKKQKAEPEKPALVRQSTFIKEAPSPTLKRKLEETAVAAALESPSSPDTLLPSTARRNDVNRSHSESPSRPQEVTSSRFSRTGTWKRENSSGGGGASSGKHSTSLPRVGTWKRTGSSSSVLSASSESSEKGRSEEESAMRLKGTWRKAKSSGDPSSTRGFADKSEDVWVRLEDCPVNNPRSSSSCSARSPTAINAPPIIDSPAPSKIPSSSSSSSSNLNLRRSCESLDEKPAPIESRPQQAPHQQQRAQQRSGAVAARVSPFNYTPSPRKSSAEGTAATTTTTTTTTTTSSSTTPTRPSLIPTPITKKREPKGGEGGGSSGGGGERGSYIVTSV
- the apc gene encoding adenomatous polyposis coli protein isoform X3, producing MAAASYDQLLRQVEVLKMENSNLRQELQDNSNHLTKLETEASNMKEVLKQLQGTIEEESGEACGSQLELIGRLKELSLDSAGFKSRSRPLLAPGSTSISSGAPIGAVGGSGAPGPSTSAAFPRRGLPSAGRDGHDRCLEELEKERSLLLAELDKEEKEKDWYYAQLQDLTKRIDSLPLTGNTDLNRRQLEYDAHQLRTAMEKQLGSCKEMERRAQTRVARIQQIEKDILRLGARLQVTSPVEGAQGASESSGLAGAQSAGTRLDHEPANETSYSVPRRITSHLGTKVEMVYSLLSMLGTHDKDDMSRTLLAMSSSQDSCIAMRQSGCLPLLIQLLHGNDKDSLLLGNSRGSKEARARASAALHNIVHSQPDDKRGRREIRVLHLLEQVRHYCEACWTWQENHERGVDQEDNPMPSPVEHQICPAVCVLMKLSFDEEHRHAMNELGGLQAVAELLQVDCEMFGLSSDHYSITLRRYAGMALTNLTFGDVANKATLCSMKGCMRAMVAQLKSESEDLQQVIASVLRNLSWRADVNSKKTLREVGSVRALMGCALEVQKESTLKSVLSALWNLSAHCTENKADICAVDGALAFLVGTLTHRSHTNTLAIIESGGGILRNVSSLIATNEAHRQILREHGCLPTLLQHLKSHSLTIVSNACGTLWNLSARDTKDQEALWELGAVGMLRNLIHSRHKMIAMGSAAALRNLMANRPARYKDASVVSPGAGAPSLQARKQKALFEELDAQQLSETFDNIDNLSPKAAHRKGRGCNGATGGAGSVTRSYTNTPVLSSPKNGDGSKRASEEAAYTRSVFPPSVRASSDSLNSVTSADGYGNRGKTKPSSEPFYSSDESSANKCCVYRKYPADLAHKIRSANHMADDDGGELDTPINYSLKYSDEQLNSGRQSPNHRGAIESDDDSEQDARLRRNDGSDSAAGSGHIAAVPPPRYVVVTATSNYGTESTTEQPIDYSLKYGTDATRKKLFKPEETAPSSIPPPPSNSASKLRPPPPPSTRGAPKSNQESTQTYCVEDTPICFSRGSSLSSLSSEEEEDGDVITRKRKGGSDSGAGNDYPTLPVSEKDTHEQQQRKEAESQTTAAPSTRGRRSHHHHHSHHHHHHHVSSSGTRTPKSPPEQPYAQETPLMFSRCTSVSSLESFSTSSIASSVRSSEPSSGMPSGVVSPSDLPDSPGQTMPPSRAKTPPPPQKTKEEEKAKKKDEESSADVLLHFATESTPHGFSRASSLSALSLDEPYIPAEMKKKKEEDEGGVEERKEEPPKPILDESDDDDDIEILEACINMAMPKSSRKPKKQQQAAPRKPSQLPVYKILPSQSRAQLQPRKDMPPPEEVPRVYCVEGTPLNFSTATSLSDLTIDSPPNEQMGAGLVPVAQPTSAPRRRAGFPEGENGDDILAECISAAMPKAKPRKPVRAAANREHLQTPPLPPPLPPTAPSPLGPQQQQKKKPTSPVKPMPQRALYGVTTTAAAKAKPGFAFDSPRHYTPIEGTPCCFSRNDSLSSLDFDEEDGGEKDEEERKAKEEEGRKKKQQTAAVFPRTKPPTNQTATDEKQKFAIEDTPVCFSRNSSLSSLSDIDQENNNKEFAPPPPEQQDKGKEGAKSPPPPAEVDPKPRPPAATGYAPKAFHVEDTPVCFSRNSSLSSLSIDSEDDLLQECISSAMPKKKKKNTTLPVPAPPPLSVSKTEDGILAEEEPSDAPRSPASPDSESFDWKAIQEGANSIVSSLNAAAAASSLSRQPSSDSDSVLSLKSVGSPFHLTTANNNEEEEEPEEKTKRGARILKPGERSTLEAKKKREEEEEEEEAKAVRGGKKVYRSLITGKPRAEPAARGRSKPRAAAVAKAPGGSDVDRVGGSSRDSTPSRSTPAPSQKGGKLSQLPRTASPGSASSSSASRTTKPTTTPKSGGGIPRSESTSRVSGSTAAKKQKAEPEKPALVRQSTFIKEAPSPTLKRKLEETAVAAALESPSSPDTLLPSTARRNDVNRSHSESPSRPQEVTSSRFSRTGTWKRENSSGGGGASSGKHSTSLPRVGTWKRTGSSSSVLSASSESSEKGRSEEESAMRLKGTWRKAKSSGDPSSTRGFADKSEDVWVRLEDCPVNNPRSSSSCSARSPTAINAPPIIDSPAPSKIPSSSSSSSSNLNLRRSCESLDEKPAPIESRPQQAPHQQQRAQQRSGAVAARVSPFNYTPSPRKSSAEGTAATTTTTTTTTTTSSSTTPTRPSLIPTPITKKREPKGGEGGGSSGGGGERGSYIVTSV
- the apc gene encoding adenomatous polyposis coli protein isoform X2; its protein translation is MAAASYDQLLRQVEVLKMENSNLRQELQDNSNHLTKLETEASNMKEVLKQLQGTIEEESGEACGSQLELIGRLKELSLDSAGFKSRSRPLLAPGSTSISSGAPIGAVGGSGAPGPSTSAAFPRRGLPSAGRDGHDRCLEELEKERSLLLAELDKEEKEKDWYYAQLQDLTKRIDSLPLTGNFSLQTDLNRRQLEYDAHQLRTAMEKQLGSCKEMERRAQTRVARIQQIEKDILRLGARLQVEGAQGASESSGLAGAQSAGTRLDHEPANETSYSVPRRITSHLGTKVEMVYSLLSMLGTHDKDDMSRTLLAMSSSQDSCIAMRQSGCLPLLIQLLHGNDKDSLLLGNSRGSKEARARASAALHNIVHSQPDDKRGRREIRVLHLLEQVRHYCEACWTWQENHERGVDQEDNPMPSPVEHQICPAVCVLMKLSFDEEHRHAMNELGGLQAVAELLQVDCEMFGLSSDHYSITLRRYAGMALTNLTFGDVANKATLCSMKGCMRAMVAQLKSESEDLQQVIASVLRNLSWRADVNSKKTLREVGSVRALMGCALEVQKESTLKSVLSALWNLSAHCTENKADICAVDGALAFLVGTLTHRSHTNTLAIIESGGGILRNVSSLIATNEAHRQILREHGCLPTLLQHLKSHSLTIVSNACGTLWNLSARDTKDQEALWELGAVGMLRNLIHSRHKMIAMGSAAALRNLMANRPARYKDASVVSPGAGAPSLQARKQKALFEELDAQQLSETFDNIDNLSPKAAHRKGRGCNGATGGAGSVTRSYTNTPVLSSPKNGDGSKRASEEAAYTRSVFPPSVRASSDSLNSVTSADGYGNRGKTKPSSEPFYSSDESSANKCCVYRKYPADLAHKIRSANHMADDDGGELDTPINYSLKYSDEQLNSGRQSPNHRGAIESDDDSEQDARLRRNDGSDSAAGSGHIAAVPPPRYVVVTATSNYGTESTTEQPIDYSLKYGTDATRKKLFKPEETAPSSIPPPPSNSASKLRPPPPPSTRGAPKSNQESTQTYCVEDTPICFSRGSSLSSLSSEEEEDGDVITRKRKGGSDSGAGNDYPTLPVSEKDTHEQQQRKEAESQTTAAPSTRGRRSHHHHHSHHHHHHHVSSSGTRTPKSPPEQPYAQETPLMFSRCTSVSSLESFSTSSIASSVRSSEPSSGMPSGVVSPSDLPDSPGQTMPPSRAKTPPPPQKTKEEEKAKKKDEESSADVLLHFATESTPHGFSRASSLSALSLDEPYIPAEMKKKKEEDEGGVEERKEEPPKPILDESDDDDDIEILEACINMAMPKSSRKPKKQQQAAPRKPSQLPVYKILPSQSRAQLQPRKDMPPPEEVPRVYCVEGTPLNFSTATSLSDLTIDSPPNEQMGAGLVPVAQPTSAPRRRAGFPEGENGDDILAECISAAMPKAKPRKPVRAAANREHLQTPPLPPPLPPTAPSPLGPQQQQKKKPTSPVKPMPQRALYGVTTTAAAKAKPGFAFDSPRHYTPIEGTPCCFSRNDSLSSLDFDEEDGGEKDEEERKAKEEEGRKKKQQTAAVFPRTKPPTNQTATDEKQKFAIEDTPVCFSRNSSLSSLSDIDQENNNKEFAPPPPEQQDKGKEGAKSPPPPAEVDPKPRPPAATGYAPKAFHVEDTPVCFSRNSSLSSLSIDSEDDLLQECISSAMPKKKKKNTTLPVPAPPPLSVSKTEDGILAEEEPSDAPRSPASPDSESFDWKAIQEGANSIVSSLNAAAAASSLSRQPSSDSDSVLSLKSVGSPFHLTTANNNEEEEEPEEKTKRGARILKPGERSTLEAKKKREEEEEEEEAKAVRGGKKVYRSLITGKPRAEPAARGRSKPRAAAVAKAPGGSDVDRVGGSSRDSTPSRSTPAPSQKGGKLSQLPRTASPGSASSSSASRTTKPTTTPKSGGGIPRSESTSRVSGSTAAKKQKAEPEKPALVRQSTFIKEAPSPTLKRKLEETAVAAALESPSSPDTLLPSTARRNDVNRSHSESPSRPQEVTSSRFSRTGTWKRENSSGGGGASSGKHSTSLPRVGTWKRTGSSSSVLSASSESSEKGRSEEESAMRLKGTWRKAKSSGDPSSTRGFADKSEDVWVRLEDCPVNNPRSSSSCSARSPTAINAPPIIDSPAPSKIPSSSSSSSSNLNLRRSCESLDEKPAPIESRPQQAPHQQQRAQQRSGAVAARVSPFNYTPSPRKSSAEGTAATTTTTTTTTTTSSSTTPTRPSLIPTPITKKREPKGGEGGGSSGGGGERGSYIVTSV